In Candidatus Manganitrophus morganii, the genomic window CGGACCGCCATCGAAGAGCTCCGGGGCCAGGCGGTTTTTCTGAAGGTCCTCGGCTCCTATCCGATGGCGGAAGAGATGAAAAACGAGAAGAAATGATTAAAGTCAGCCCCGATATCGCCGGCATCATTCCTTATCCTCCCGGCAAGCCGATGGAGGAGCTCGAGCGGGAGCTCGGGATCAAAGGATCGATCAAGCTTGCGTCGAACGAGAATCCGCTCGGGCCTTCGCCGAAGGCGGTGGCGGCGATCCGAAAAGGGATGGAGAAGATCCAGCGCTATCCCGACGGGGCCGGTTATTATCTGAGGGAAGCGTTGGCCGAAAAATGGAAGGTCGAGCCCTCGCAGGTGATCATCGGGAACGGCTCGAACGAGATCATCGAATTGCTTGTCCGAACGTTCATCCTGCCGGGGGATGAGGCGATCATGGCCGATCCGAGCTTCTCGCTTTATTCATTGGTGGTTACCACCGGCCACGGCAAGCCGGTTCAGATTCCGCTGAAAGAGGGGAGACACGATCTTGCCCAGATGGCGAAGGCGATCACCCCGAAGACCAAGCTGGTTTTTGTCTGCAACCCGAACAACCCCACCGGGACAATTGTCGACAAAAGAGAGGTCGCCCGGTTTCTGCTGCGGGTTCCGAGGCGGATCTTGGTGATTTTCGACGAGGCCTATGCCGAATATGCCACCGACCCCGATTTTCCTCAGACGATCGATTCCCTCCGAGAAGGGGCGTCGGTGATTTTTCTTCGGACCTTTTCGAAGATTTACGGCCTTGCCGGTCTTCGGATCGGTTATGGGATCAGCCGGCCGGAGGTGATCGACTACATGAACCGGGTGCGGCAGCCGTTTAATACCAATCTGCCGGCGCAGCAGGGGGCGCTCGCGGCCCTTTCGGATGAGGCCCACCTCTCCAAGTCGCTTCGGATCAACCAGGAGGGAAAGGAGTCTCTCTGTCGGCAGTTTGATGAGATGGGACTTTCCTATTTCCCATCCGAGACGAATTTTATTTATTTTAATCTCAACGGCTCCGACCTTTCGCTCGGCAAGAAAGTTTTTACCGCGCTCCTCCACAAGGGGGTGATTATCCGGCATCTGGAGGGGCTCCATCTTCGGGTGACCATCGGCCTTCCGAAGGAGAATCGGCGATTCATTCAATCGCTGAAAGAAGTTTTGTCTTTAAAGTAGTAAGGAGTTCAAAATGATCATCGTCTTAAAACCGAGCGCCACCGAGCGGGAGATTGGGCATATCGTCGCCAAGATCAAAGAGGCCGGCTTGAAATCGCACATCAGCAAGGGAGAGGAGCGGACGATCATCGGCGTTGTCGGCGATGAACGGGCTCTCCAGAGCCAGCCGCTCTTGGCCTTCCCCGGGGTCGAGGGGGTTCTGCCGATCCTGGCGCCGTACAAGCTGGTCAGCCGCGAGTTCAAGAAAGAAAACACGGTTCTCGATGTGCAGGGAATCCAGATCGGCGGAAAGCGGCTGGTGATGATGGCCGGTCCCTGCTCGGTCGAGAAGCAAGATCTCCTCTCCTCGATCGCCCAGGAGGTGAAGGAGGCGGGGGCGGTGATCCTGCGGGGCGGGGCCTTCAAGCCGAGGACCTCTCCTTATGCTTTCCAGGGATTAGGGGAAGAAGGGCTCGAATATCTGACCGAGGCGAAGAAGAAAACAGGTCTTTTAATTATCACCGAAATCATGGACCCGCGCGATATGCCGATGATGCTCAAACACGCCGATATTATTCAGATCGGGGCGCGGAACATGCAAAACTTTCGTCTGCTGGCGGAAGTCGGCTCTTACAACAAGCCGGTGATGCTCAAACGGGGTCTCTCCGCCACGATCAAAGAGTTTCTTCTCTCGGCCGAGTACATCATGGCGGCCGGTAATTCTCAGGTCATTCTCTGCGAGCGGGGGATTCGAACTTTCGAGACGGCGACGCGGAACACCCTCGATCTCTCCGCCGTCCCGGTGATCCGGGAGCTGTCGCATCTCCCGATCATCATCGATCCGAGCCATGCGGTCGGAAAAACAAACCTGGTTGCCCCGATGGCGAAGGCCGCGGTGGCGGCGGGGGCCGACGGTCTGATCATCGAAGTCCACTCCAATCCGGAGGAGGCCTACTGCGACGGGGAGCAGGCGATGCTGCCGAAGGATTTCAAAACCTTGATGGCGCAGCTGAGGCGGATCGCGGCGGCAGTAGATAGAGAATTATAAAAACGTCATTCGTTAAATGTTTTCACAGGAGTTCCATTGCTCTTCAAACAAATGACCATCATCGGCGTCGGCCTGATCGGCGGTTCTTTAGGCCTGATCTCCAAGCGGAAGAAGATCGTCGAAAGTGTCGTCGGATACGGCAAGAAACGGGGAAGCCTTCAGAAGGCGACCGCGATGGGGGTGATCGATCGGTATGTCCTTACCCTCCCGAAGGCGGTCGAGGGGGCCGATCTGGTTGTCCTCGCCACGCCGGTCGGGACCTTTGAGCGAATCTGCCAGGCGATCGCCCCGCATCTGAAAGAAGGGGCGATCGTGACCGATGTCGGAAGCGTCAAAGGGGCCTGGGTCGCCCGGATGGAATCGCTGATGCCGCGCCACGCTTTTTTTGTGGGAGGACATCCGATTGCGGGGCGCGAGAAGTCGGGGGTCGAGGCGGCGACGGCTGAACTCTTTCAGGGAAGCCGCTGCATTCTGACGCCGACCGCTCAAACCGACCCGAAGGCGCTCAAGAAGGTGGCCGCGCTTTGGGAAAAGGCGGGGGCGCGCGTCTCGGAGATGAACCCTTCCGACCATGACCAGATTTTGGCGGCGGTCAGCCATCTTCCTCATCTCGTCGCTTATGTGTTGATGGAAACATTAACCCATCCGAAAATCGCGAAGAAAAATCCGGTCCAGTTCTCGGCAGGGGGGCTGCGCGATTTCACCCGGATCGCGGCGAGCTCCCCGGAGATGTGGCGCGATATTTTTCTGCTCAACCGGGACGCCGTGGTCGAGATGGTCGATCTCTACCAGGAGTCGCTTGAGAAGGTGAAGAAGAAGATCCTGGAGGGGGACGCGGCGGGCTTGATGGAAATTTTCGAACGGGCCAAGGCGATCCGCCAGAAAGCGCTGTCATGAACGTCTGTTTGTAGGGGCGAATCTGGTATTCGCCCATGGTACGGGTCAGGGCGATCACAAGGATCGCCCCTACGAGATAAAAAATTTAGAATGAAAACGCCTGTGAAAAAACGCCCCCTGCGGGGAACGATCACGGTTCCTGGGGATAAATCGATCACCCATCGGGCGGTGATCTTCTCGGCGCTGGGGGAGGGGTCGAGCGAGGTCATCGGCTATCTTCCTTCTGAAGATTGCGAGCGGACGATCACTGCGTTTCGAGAGATGGGGATTGCCATTTCCGTCGAGACGGTGAACGGTCTTCCCTCTCTCCATGTGCAAGGGAAAGGGCTCTGGGGACTGACGGAGCCGACAGGGGTCATCGACTGCGGCAACTCCGGAACGACGCTGCGCCTTCTGACCGGATTGCTGGCCGGGAAGCCGTTTTTCTCGGTGCTGACGGGAGATGCCTCGCTTCGGAAACGGCCGATGCGGCGGGTCATCGATCCTCTCCAGACAATGGGGGCGGAAATCCTCGGCCGATCGGGAGGGACGTTGGCTCCGCTGGCGATCTCCGGAAAGAAACTCAACGGAATTGATTATCGACTCCCGATCGCAAGCGCCCAGGTGAAATCGGCGATCCTGCTGGCCGGCCTGACCGCCTCGGGGGTGACGACCCTCTCCGAGCCGAGCCGGTCGCGTGACCACACCGAACGGATGCTGCGTTCCCTGGGTGTCCGGTTCGAGGAAAACAACGGGCGGCTTTCCGTCGTCGGCGGCTCGTCTTATCCCGGCAAGCGGATCGAGGTTCCGGGGGATCTCTCCTCGGCGGCCTTTTTTCTGGTCGCCGGGGCGATCATCGAAGGTTCGGAGATCACGATCCGAAAAATCGGGGTCAATCCGACCCGGACCGGTCTCCTGGAAGTATTGAAGGAGATGGGGGCGGAGATCACGGTGACCCCTCTTGAGCCGATGGGAGACGAACCGGTCGCCGACCTGACCGTCCGTTCCACCTCACTCCACGGGGCAGTGATCGGGGGGGATCTGATTCCCCGCACGATCGATGAGTTCCCGATCCTCTGCGTCGCGGCGGCGGCGGCCGAAGGGGAAACGGTGATCCGGGACGCGCAAGAACTACGGGTCAAAGAGAGCGATCGGATCGCCGCGATGGCCCAGGCGTTGCGGGGAATGGGGATCGCGGTGGAGGAGTTTCCCGATGGGATGCGGATCGAAGGGAAGAAAAAGTGGAAGGGAACCTTCTGCGAGACACATGGAGACCACCGAATCGCCATGTCGATGGCGATCGCCGGGCTTGTCGCGGAGGGGGGAAATGAGATCGACGACGTTGCCTGCATCGACACTTCTTTCCCGGGATTTTTGGGGTTGTTGGCAACGTTGACAGAATAGGGCGGAAACAAAGGTCCGCCCCTACGAGAGATTGCGTGTGCGAAAACTAATCATTGCCATTGACGGTCCGGCGGCGGCCGGTAAGAGCACTGCGGCGAAGAATTTGGCCAAACGGCTCGGCTATCTCTATCTCGATTCGGGTGCGCTCTATCGCGCCATTGCCTGGAAGCTTCTTCAAGAAAAGATCAATCCGGAGTCCCAGGAGAACGTCGAGGCGGCGGCCCAATCAATCGAAATCGAGTTCCGACTGAAGGGAGAGCAGACCGAGATCTGGGTCGGGGGGATCGATGTTACCCCTTCCCTTCGATTGCCGGAAGTGACCCGGGTCTCTTCGATTGCGTCGACCTATCCGGGCGTTCGAAAGAAGCTCCTCTCCATTCAGCGGTCGATCGGAAGCGGCGGCGGGGTCGTGATGGAAGGACGCGATATCGGCACGGTCGTTTTTCCCGAGGCCGATCTGAAGTTCTATCTCGATGCGACCACCCCGGTCCGGGGGCTGCGCCGGCACAAAGAGCTCGAGCAGAAGGGGATCCCGTCCGACCTGGAGAAAACGACCCGGGAGATCGAGGAGCGGGATCTCAAAGACAGCCGTCGGCACGTTGCCCCGTTAAAAAAGAGCGAGGATGCCATTGTGATCGATTCCACCCCGCTGAACCTGGAGGAGGTGATCGCGCAGATGGTCCAAGAAGTCGAGAAAAAGCTCACGGCCAAACAGGCGAAGAAACTGAAATAGTTTCCAAATGATGCTTTATCGAATCGCGCATGTGGTGGTTTGGACCCTGGCGAGGCTCTTTTTCCGGATCAGAGTGATCGGTGAGTCTTACGTTCCACGGGAAGGGGGGGTGATTGTCGCAGCCAATCACAACAGCTATTTTGATATTCCCCTTCTCGGCTGTGTCCTCTCCCGCCGGGCCGACAACATTGCGAAGAGCGAGCTTTTCCGAAATCGGCTCCTCGCCGCCCTTTTCAGGACGCTCGGCGGATTTCCGGTGCGGCGCGGGACAATCGATCGGCAGGCGATCGGCGAGGCGGTGCGGCGATTGAAAGCAGGGCATCTTCTGGCGATGTATCCGGAAGGAACACGCAGTAAGGACGGCCGGCTCCAGTCTCCGAAGCCGGGGATCGGAATGATGGTGGCGCTCTCGGGGGTGAAGGTCATTCCGGCCTATATCGATGGAACTGCGCCGGTCCGTCCCTTTCGGCGGGTGACGGTGGTCTTCGGCAAGCCGATCGATTTTAAGGGTCAAATTCAAGAGATTGAAAGGGTTGAAAAAGAAGGTATCAATCCCAAAATACTTTATGCTACAATTTCACAGGAAATCATGAGCGAGATTGCGGCACTAGAACGGACATTGGCGGAGACCAATCGTTGAGGGGTGGGGATGGAAATTTACGTTGCTGAAAATGCAGGCTTCTGTTTCGGGGTGAAGCGGGCGGTGAAGATGGCGTTCGACGCGGCCGAGAGCTATCAAGGAGAGG contains:
- the aroA gene encoding 3-phosphoshikimate 1-carboxyvinyltransferase, with protein sequence MKKRPLRGTITVPGDKSITHRAVIFSALGEGSSEVIGYLPSEDCERTITAFREMGIAISVETVNGLPSLHVQGKGLWGLTEPTGVIDCGNSGTTLRLLTGLLAGKPFFSVLTGDASLRKRPMRRVIDPLQTMGAEILGRSGGTLAPLAISGKKLNGIDYRLPIASAQVKSAILLAGLTASGVTTLSEPSRSRDHTERMLRSLGVRFEENNGRLSVVGGSSYPGKRIEVPGDLSSAAFFLVAGAIIEGSEITIRKIGVNPTRTGLLEVLKEMGAEITVTPLEPMGDEPVADLTVRSTSLHGAVIGGDLIPRTIDEFPILCVAAAAAEGETVIRDAQELRVKESDRIAAMAQALRGMGIAVEEFPDGMRIEGKKKWKGTFCETHGDHRIAMSMAIAGLVAEGGNEIDDVACIDTSFPGFLGLLATLTE
- the aroF gene encoding 3-deoxy-7-phosphoheptulonate synthase; this encodes MIIVLKPSATEREIGHIVAKIKEAGLKSHISKGEERTIIGVVGDERALQSQPLLAFPGVEGVLPILAPYKLVSREFKKENTVLDVQGIQIGGKRLVMMAGPCSVEKQDLLSSIAQEVKEAGAVILRGGAFKPRTSPYAFQGLGEEGLEYLTEAKKKTGLLIITEIMDPRDMPMMLKHADIIQIGARNMQNFRLLAEVGSYNKPVMLKRGLSATIKEFLLSAEYIMAAGNSQVILCERGIRTFETATRNTLDLSAVPVIRELSHLPIIIDPSHAVGKTNLVAPMAKAAVAAGADGLIIEVHSNPEEAYCDGEQAMLPKDFKTLMAQLRRIAAAVDREL
- the hisC gene encoding histidinol-phosphate transaminase, which produces MIKVSPDIAGIIPYPPGKPMEELERELGIKGSIKLASNENPLGPSPKAVAAIRKGMEKIQRYPDGAGYYLREALAEKWKVEPSQVIIGNGSNEIIELLVRTFILPGDEAIMADPSFSLYSLVVTTGHGKPVQIPLKEGRHDLAQMAKAITPKTKLVFVCNPNNPTGTIVDKREVARFLLRVPRRILVIFDEAYAEYATDPDFPQTIDSLREGASVIFLRTFSKIYGLAGLRIGYGISRPEVIDYMNRVRQPFNTNLPAQQGALAALSDEAHLSKSLRINQEGKESLCRQFDEMGLSYFPSETNFIYFNLNGSDLSLGKKVFTALLHKGVIIRHLEGLHLRVTIGLPKENRRFIQSLKEVLSLK
- a CDS encoding prephenate dehydrogenase/arogenate dehydrogenase family protein, producing MLFKQMTIIGVGLIGGSLGLISKRKKIVESVVGYGKKRGSLQKATAMGVIDRYVLTLPKAVEGADLVVLATPVGTFERICQAIAPHLKEGAIVTDVGSVKGAWVARMESLMPRHAFFVGGHPIAGREKSGVEAATAELFQGSRCILTPTAQTDPKALKKVAALWEKAGARVSEMNPSDHDQILAAVSHLPHLVAYVLMETLTHPKIAKKNPVQFSAGGLRDFTRIAASSPEMWRDIFLLNRDAVVEMVDLYQESLEKVKKKILEGDAAGLMEIFERAKAIRQKALS
- the cmk gene encoding (d)CMP kinase, with amino-acid sequence MRKLIIAIDGPAAAGKSTAAKNLAKRLGYLYLDSGALYRAIAWKLLQEKINPESQENVEAAAQSIEIEFRLKGEQTEIWVGGIDVTPSLRLPEVTRVSSIASTYPGVRKKLLSIQRSIGSGGGVVMEGRDIGTVVFPEADLKFYLDATTPVRGLRRHKELEQKGIPSDLEKTTREIEERDLKDSRRHVAPLKKSEDAIVIDSTPLNLEEVIAQMVQEVEKKLTAKQAKKLK
- a CDS encoding 1-acyl-sn-glycerol-3-phosphate acyltransferase codes for the protein MMLYRIAHVVVWTLARLFFRIRVIGESYVPREGGVIVAANHNSYFDIPLLGCVLSRRADNIAKSELFRNRLLAALFRTLGGFPVRRGTIDRQAIGEAVRRLKAGHLLAMYPEGTRSKDGRLQSPKPGIGMMVALSGVKVIPAYIDGTAPVRPFRRVTVVFGKPIDFKGQIQEIERVEKEGINPKILYATISQEIMSEIAALERTLAETNR